The following are encoded in a window of Jeotgalibacillus aurantiacus genomic DNA:
- the msrB gene encoding peptide-methionine (R)-S-oxide reductase MsrB, with protein sequence MKKAMFAGGCFWCLVRPLAEREGIVKVVSGYTGGSAETAVYSKVKAGGTGHVEAVQIDYDPEIISYNELLDIYWPLTDPTDNEGQFADRGDAYRSIIFVYDDLQRQAAEKSRAALEASGRFKKPVVTEIKQAQPFYPAEAFHQNFDLKNSFRYALYYRGSGREAFQREYWPKDRTHLKEQLTDMQYFVTQENGTEPPYKNEYWNNEREGIYVDIVSGEPLFSSRDQYDAGCGWPSFTKPITDSMVEEKWDVSTKNTRKEVRSREADSHLGHVFEDGPADKGGLRYCINSAALRFIPKEKLEEEGYGDFKLLFAIRQGGSSG encoded by the coding sequence ATGAAAAAAGCAATGTTTGCCGGGGGATGCTTCTGGTGCCTTGTCCGTCCATTGGCCGAGCGGGAAGGCATTGTCAAGGTTGTGTCAGGTTACACAGGCGGATCCGCAGAAACCGCGGTTTACTCAAAAGTGAAGGCAGGCGGGACCGGTCATGTCGAGGCAGTGCAGATTGACTATGATCCTGAAATCATTTCATACAATGAACTGCTCGATATTTACTGGCCATTAACGGATCCGACTGACAATGAGGGGCAGTTTGCGGATCGTGGTGACGCGTACCGCTCGATTATTTTTGTGTATGACGACCTTCAGAGGCAGGCCGCTGAAAAGTCCAGAGCAGCACTGGAAGCAAGCGGACGGTTTAAAAAACCGGTTGTCACTGAAATTAAACAGGCTCAGCCGTTCTATCCGGCTGAAGCGTTCCATCAGAATTTTGATTTGAAAAACAGCTTCCGTTACGCGTTATATTACCGCGGTTCCGGTCGTGAAGCGTTTCAGCGGGAATACTGGCCAAAGGACCGGACTCATCTGAAAGAGCAGCTGACGGACATGCAATATTTTGTGACGCAGGAAAACGGCACAGAGCCTCCTTATAAAAATGAGTATTGGAATAATGAACGAGAAGGTATTTATGTGGATATCGTGTCCGGTGAGCCGCTTTTCAGCTCGCGTGATCAGTATGATGCAGGCTGCGGGTGGCCGTCCTTTACAAAGCCGATTACTGATTCAATGGTCGAGGAAAAGTGGGACGTTTCCACAAAAAACACACGAAAAGAAGTGCGGAGCCGTGAAGCAGATTCGCACTTAGGGCACGTATTTGAAGATGGACCGGCAGATAAGGGTGGATTGAGATATTGTATTAATTCAGCAGCATTGCGGTTTATTCCGAAAGAAAAGCTAGAAGAAGAAGGCTACGGAGATTTTAAACTATTGTTTGCGATCAGGCAGGGAGGATCATCAGGGTGA
- a CDS encoding response regulator codes for MQRIMIIEENADLRLDLTEQVSDLGYQSIPVTDFERIIEHFIEEKPDLVLLDVKLPFFDGFYWYRQIREYSTCPIVYLWHHEDATRGLQVAREGRRNVSDVLPLTSEMLTATLKKQLQERFKK; via the coding sequence ATGCAGCGTATCATGATTATTGAGGAGAACGCTGACCTTCGCTTGGATCTCACGGAGCAGGTCTCTGATCTGGGGTATCAATCCATACCGGTCACAGATTTTGAACGGATCATCGAGCATTTTATCGAAGAAAAGCCCGATTTAGTGCTTCTGGATGTAAAACTGCCTTTTTTCGACGGTTTCTACTGGTACCGTCAAATCAGAGAGTATTCCACGTGTCCGATTGTCTATCTGTGGCATCACGAGGATGCAACTCGAGGGTTACAAGTCGCAAGAGAAGGACGCCGCAATGTTTCAGATGTACTGCCACTGACGTCAGAGATGCTGACAGCCACATTAAAGAAACAATTGCAGGAGCGTTTTAAAAAATAA
- a CDS encoding VOC family protein → MTFRIEGIDHIHITAPKGAEDEARRFYGDLLGMTEIPKPEVFQNNGGCWFQFGRQEVHIGILEPFEAPRKVHPAFIVKNLQGLRTHLEEMPYPIQEEAPIPGRTRFFVRDPFGNKIEFLEYDV, encoded by the coding sequence ATTGATCATATCCATATTACAGCTCCTAAAGGCGCTGAAGATGAAGCACGCCGGTTTTATGGAGATCTTTTAGGGATGACTGAGATCCCCAAACCGGAAGTATTTCAGAATAATGGTGGGTGCTGGTTTCAATTTGGCCGGCAAGAGGTTCACATTGGAATCCTTGAACCATTTGAAGCGCCACGAAAAGTGCATCCTGCATTTATTGTGAAGAATCTTCAGGGTTTAAGAACACATTTAGAAGAAATGCCGTACCCGATCCAAGAGGAAGCGCCTATTCCAGGGAGAACCCGCTTTTTTGTAAGAGATCCTTTCGGAAATAAGATAGAATTTCTCGAGTATGATGTGTAA